One stretch of Miscanthus floridulus cultivar M001 chromosome 18, ASM1932011v1, whole genome shotgun sequence DNA includes these proteins:
- the LOC136521302 gene encoding large ribosomal subunit protein uL23-like, which yields MAPKAAPAKKADAKAQALKVAKAVKSGAGKKKTKKIRTSVTFHRPKTLKKARDPKYPRISTTGRNKLDQYQILKYPLTTESAMKKIEDNNTLVFIVDLKADKKKIKVAVKKMYDIQAKKVNTLIRPDGKKKAYVKLTPDYDALDVANKIGII from the exons ATGGCTCCTAAAG CCGCTCCTGCCAAGAAGGCTGATGCCAAGGCCCAGGCCTTGAAGGTTGCCAAGGCTGTGAAGTCTGGGGCAGGCAAGAAGAAGACCAAGAAGATCCGCACGTCCGTGACATTTCACCGCCCCAAGACCCTGAAGAAGGCCAGGGACCCGAAGTACCCAAGAATCAGCACCACTGGAAGAAACAAGCTTGATCAGTACCAAATCCTCAAGTACCCCCTCACCACAGAATCGGCAATGAAGAAGATTGAAGATAACAACACTCTGGTCTTCATCGTTGACCTCAAGGCagacaagaagaagatcaaggTCGCTGTCAAGAAGATGTATGACATTCAGGCAAAGAAGGTCAACACCCTGATCAG GCCTGATGGGAAGAAGAAGGCTTATGTGAAGCTGACGCCTGACTATGATGCTCTTGATGTGGCCAACAAAATCGGCATCATCTAA